A region of the Serinicoccus profundi genome:
CCTGATGTCGATGCGGATGCGGTCTGGTGTTGGTCGTCATGGCGTCTCGATTCCGAACGGATCGGATCCGGGGGCCGCCCATGACGCCGGGTGACCGGCGAGCAACGAGAACGGCCGCGGATCCTCTGGCGAGGACTCGCGGCCGGAACAGGAAGGGAATGCCTTCTAGGTCGTCCGTGCTGAGCCCAGGCCCTGGGAGGGGTCGGCAACATGCGGGAACGGCGTCGCGACTCGGGAGCCGAACAGCTCCGACGCGGCCACTCCCGACAGGAGGACCGTGGCCCGGGGGCGGACGGTCCGGAGGGTGAACGCGGCGTGAGTCGCTCGCTGTGCGAGTCCGCCGGTGACGATCATGTTCTCCATCGTGGTCCACCCTCCTTTCATGTGTGCGTGACCCCAGGCACCGAGGGGCCGTGGGCTTGACTCCGACACTGTATGCCCCCCCGCCAAGCACCGCAACGCCTTTTCTCGGCGCGTCCGCACCCCGGTCCGGCGAGGCCTGCTCAGCCCGCCGAACGTGGGGTCGAGGCGAGGATGTCGAGCACCGCGTCGCCGTAGAGCTCGAGCTTGCGCTCCCCCACCCCGGAGATCGTGGTCAGCGCGGCCCGGTCGGCGGGCTCGTGCTCGGCGATGGCGATGAGGGTCGCATCGGTGAAGACCACGAAGGCGGGGACGGAGCTCTCCGCGGCCACCCCGCGACGCCACTCCCGGAGCGCCGCGAAGACCGCCTCGTCGTAGGTGGCCGGGCAGTCCTTGCACCGACCGATCTTGCGCTCGGCGGCTGTCGCGAGGATGACCCCGCACGTGCGGCACGTCCGCGGGGGCGCGGGGGTCCGGCGACGGCGGTCGCGACGGACCGACGGGCCGCGCGCCGCCTGGGCCCCCGACCCGAGCACCCCCGCCGCGGGCGCGAGGAAGCGCGAGACGGAGCGGCTCGCCCGACCCCCGGGGTTGCGCGCCCCGGCCCAGCTCAGGGCCAGCTGACGCCGGGCCCGGGTCAGGCCGACGTAGAGGAGACGGCGCTCCTCCTCCACCCGCTCGGCGGTGTCGGCCAGCGTGATGGGCAGCAGCCCCTCGCTGCACCCGACGAGGAAGACGGCGTCCCACTCCAGCCCCTTGGCCGCGTGGAGGGAGGCGAGGGTGATCCCCTGCACCGGCGGTGCGTGCTGCTCGGCCGCCCTGCGGTCGAGCTCGGCGACGAGGTCAGCGACCCGGGCCCCCGGGCTCTGCGCCGCCAGACCGTCGGCGAGCAGGGCCAGGGCCTGCAGGCTCTCCCACCGCTCGCGCACGGCGCCGGACCCGTCAGGCGGGGAGGGCGCCCATCCGGCGCCGGCCAGGACGTGGCGGACGGTGTCGCCGAGGACCGTCGTGCCGTCGTCGGAGCGCACCGCCCCCCGGAGCAGGACGATCGCGTTGCGCACCTCGGCCCGGGAGAAGAAGCGCTCGCCTCCCCGCACGAGGTAGGGGATCCCCGCCCGGGCGAGGGCGGTCTCCAGCACCTCGGACTGGCCGTTGGTGCGGTAGAGCACGGCGATCTCGCTGGCGTCCTGGCCCCCGTCCAGGAGGCCACGGATGCTGTCGGCGACCCCGGCACCCTCGGCCTCGTCATCGGCATACGCCGTGAGCAGCGGCGCGGCCCCCTCCCCGGCCTGGGCCACGAGGTCCCCGGCGGCATCCCGCTTCTGACCGGCCCCCAGGACCAAGTTGGCCAGGTGCACGATCTGCGGGCTGCTGCGGTAGTTGCGGATGAGGCGGACCCGGCGCGCAGCGGGGTGGAGACGGGAGAAGTCGAGCAGGTGGTCGGCGCTGGCCCCGGTGAAGGAGTAGATGGACTGCGCCGGGTCACCCACGACGCAGACGTCCTCGCGCTGCCCCCGCCACAGCTCGAGCAGCTGCTGCTGGAGCGGGTTGACGTCCTGGTACTCGTCGACGACGAAGTGGCGGTACTGGTCGTGGATCGTGGCGGCGATCTGAGGGTGCTCGTCGAGCATGCCGACGGTGAGCAGGAGCACGTCCTCGAAGTCGATGACATGACGTTCGGCGCAGACCTCGTGGTAGGCCTCGAGGAGACGGGCCATCGCGGTCGGGTCGAGGTCGGCGACCCCCCGGCCCAGGGCTCGGGCCCGCGCGGCGTAGGTCTGGGAGGTGAGCATCGAGACCTTGGCCCACTCGATCTCGGCCGCCACGTCCCGCATGGCGGCCCGGTCGAAGCGCAGCCGCAGACGTCCGGCCGCCTCGGCGACCGCGGGGGCCTTGTGGGCGACGACGGTCGGAGGGGGGCCACCCACCGCCTGCGGCCAGAAGAACTGCAGCTGGCGCAGCGCCGCGGCGTGGAAGGTGCGCGCCTGCACCCCGCGCACGCCCAGGGAGCGCAGCCGGGTCCTCATCTCCCCTGCGGCGCGGGCGGTGAAGGTGACCGCCAGGACGCGGTTCGGCGGGTATGCCCCTCTCGCGACGCCATACGCGATCCGGTGGGTGATGGCCCGGGTCTTGCCCGTGCCGGCACCCGCGAGGACGACCATCGGCCCCAGCGGCGCGGCCGCGACCTCGCGCTGCTCGGGGTCCAGTCCGTCCAGCAGCAGGTCGGGGTCGGGTGCGCCGTTCACCGCGGCACCGCGGGGCCGTGCCCCGGGAGCGGGCCGCCGAACCATTCCTCGATGAGGCGGTGGGCGATCGAGACCCGCGACGGCAGGGTGAGGCGCCCCTCGCGGAGCCCCTGCGCGAGCTCCTGACGGGTGTACCACCCCGCGGAGCGCAGCTCGCTCTCCTGGATGCGCAGGTCCGTCCCCTCGGCCTGCCCCCGGTAGGCCAGCATGAGGGAGCCGGGGAAGGGCCAGGGCTGGTTGCCGCGGTAGACCAGGTGGCCGACCCGGACCCCCACCTCCTCCTCGACCTCCCGCACCACGGCCGCCTCCAGCGACTCACCCGCCTCGACGAAGCCCGCGAGGACGGACAGTCGCCCCTGCGACCACGGCAGGCCGGTGGCCAGGAGCAGCCGGTCCGCCGGGTCGGTGATCGCCATGATGACGGCCGGGTCGGTGCGGGGGTGGTGTTCGGAACCGTCCTGCGGGCACCGGCGCAGCCACCCGCCCTGCACGACCTGGGTGGCCGCGCCGCAGCGGGGGCAGTGTCCGTGCCGGTCGTGCCAGGCGCGCAGCGCCGTCGCCGCGGTGAGCAGTCCGGCGTCCCGGTCGTCGAGGTCCGCACCGACCTCGCGCAGCCCGACCCAGGTCGTGGCGCCGGTCGCCGGCGCGCGCCCGTCGGCTGCGTCGCCCGGGGCCTGGCGGGCGTC
Encoded here:
- a CDS encoding ATP-dependent DNA helicase UvrD2 is translated as MVRRPAPGARPRGAAVNGAPDPDLLLDGLDPEQREVAAAPLGPMVVLAGAGTGKTRAITHRIAYGVARGAYPPNRVLAVTFTARAAGEMRTRLRSLGVRGVQARTFHAAALRQLQFFWPQAVGGPPPTVVAHKAPAVAEAAGRLRLRFDRAAMRDVAAEIEWAKVSMLTSQTYAARARALGRGVADLDPTAMARLLEAYHEVCAERHVIDFEDVLLLTVGMLDEHPQIAATIHDQYRHFVVDEYQDVNPLQQQLLELWRGQREDVCVVGDPAQSIYSFTGASADHLLDFSRLHPAARRVRLIRNYRSSPQIVHLANLVLGAGQKRDAAGDLVAQAGEGAAPLLTAYADDEAEGAGVADSIRGLLDGGQDASEIAVLYRTNGQSEVLETALARAGIPYLVRGGERFFSRAEVRNAIVLLRGAVRSDDGTTVLGDTVRHVLAGAGWAPSPPDGSGAVRERWESLQALALLADGLAAQSPGARVADLVAELDRRAAEQHAPPVQGITLASLHAAKGLEWDAVFLVGCSEGLLPITLADTAERVEEERRLLYVGLTRARRQLALSWAGARNPGGRASRSVSRFLAPAAGVLGSGAQAARGPSVRRDRRRRTPAPPRTCRTCGVILATAAERKIGRCKDCPATYDEAVFAALREWRRGVAAESSVPAFVVFTDATLIAIAEHEPADRAALTTISGVGERKLELYGDAVLDILASTPRSAG
- the nudC gene encoding NAD(+) diphosphatase: MTTADETYLDLALSRSRVDRLARVRTDDAELAALLQRGSTRVIELRADTAAVLPDPPRLLLRAPRPEDAQGEVWFLGREDGVDYVAVTVGAGADARQAPGDAADGRAPATGATTWVGLREVGADLDDRDAGLLTAATALRAWHDRHGHCPRCGAATQVVQGGWLRRCPQDGSEHHPRTDPAVIMAITDPADRLLLATGLPWSQGRLSVLAGFVEAGESLEAAVVREVEEEVGVRVGHLVYRGNQPWPFPGSLMLAYRGQAEGTDLRIQESELRSAGWYTRQELAQGLREGRLTLPSRVSIAHRLIEEWFGGPLPGHGPAVPR